In Solanum lycopersicum chromosome 5, SLM_r2.1, the following are encoded in one genomic region:
- the LOC138348471 gene encoding uncharacterized protein, producing the protein MGLNESYAHARSQVLMQIPVPSVNQAYAMIISVESQRTHGVGNTSSSVEGLSETTLMSNRMPLSSQSGNGGYYNNSNGASSEQEEECLAFIIMDIEIRNMEMEELVTLQENHNSTVNFVTIKVLILENESSNDTTSGHDVSMFTQEQYHEILQMLRKGKSKEVDTMTNVATAGLSGTSDTGASNHMVHNFSLMSQSTNPDAQGGMKVNLPTGDQVSISHVGESLVLKDKLDLFNGRVLGIGKENQGLYILNTDVTTKLSNGQVSSGECAKEVACKRTRPISFNSTVDSISSLWHKRLGHAPLKVLSRIKELNIVPIHDNSCSICPIAKQSRLPFPTCRAPFSQKTDFVHDLTTLLGF; encoded by the exons ATGGGACTTAATGAGTCTTATGCTCATGCAAGAAGTCAAGTTCTTATGCAGATTCCAGTTCCAAGTGTAAATCAGGCTTATGCTATGATTATTAGTGTTGAGAGTCAAAGAACACATGGTGTAGGAAATACATCTTCCTCTGTAGAAGGTTTATCTGAAACAACATTGATGAGTAATAGGATGCCTCTTAGTTCACAATCTGGAAATGGTGGATACTACAATAATAGTAATGGAGCTTCCTCAGAACAGGAAGAGGAGTGTCTAGCTTTCATAATAATGGATATAGAAATAAGGAATATGGAGATGGAAGAACTAGTTACTCTGCAGGAAAATCACAACTCTACTGTGAATTTTGTCACTATAAAG GTTCTAATACTAGAAAATGAGTCATCTAATGATACTACATCAGGACATGATGTGTCAATGTTTACTCAAGAGCAATATCATGAGATTTTGCAGATGCTGAGAAAAGGGAAGAGTAAAGAGGTGGATACAATGACCAATGTAGCTACTGCAGGTCTATCAGGGACATCAG ATACTGGTGCCTCCAATCATATGGTACACAACTTTAGTTTAATGAGTCAGTCCACAAATCCTGATGCTCAGGGTGGTATGAAAGTGAATTTACCTACTGGTGATCAGGTGTCTATTAGTCATGTTGGTGAATCTTTGGTTCTTAAGGACAAACTA GATCTCTTCAATGGGAGGGTCCTGGGTATTGGTAAAGAGAATCAAGGACTGTATATCCTCAATACTGATGTCACAACAAAGCTTTCAAATGGTCAAGTTTCTTCTGGAGAATGTGCAAAGGAAGTTGCATGTAAAAGGACTAGACCTATTAGCTTTAATTCTACTGTTGATTCTATAAGTAGTCTATGGCACAAAAGACTTGGACATGCTCCTCTAAAAGTGCTAAGTAGAATAAAGGAATTGAACATTGTACCTATACACGATAATAGTTGTTCTATATGTCCAATTGCCAAGCAATCAAGACTGCCTTTTCCTActtgtcgcgccccattttcgcagaaaacggattttgtgcacgacctaacaactcttttgggattttga